The window ACATCTGCTGAAGGACTTACAGGCAGGGACTTTTGTTTAAATCCACCCCCTGGCTTGAGCCTGGAACTCCTTTTCCAGGCTACTGAGAGGTGAGCGCCCTCTACTGCCTGGCTCTGCCACTGCAGCCTCTGCCCAGACGAGGGGACTTCAAAGTTGCATCAGACAAACCCTCACCGGAACTCCAGTCTCCCACCCCTGAAGCGGAACTGGACGGGGGGCTAGAGACACCAGAAAAGGCCCCTGAAATTCCATGGCAAGGCCTATGGCCCTTGGGCTGGGAGTTTATAATCTAAGACCATATGGTCCCTGCACCCTCGAGGAGGCTTTCCTAAGATCTTCATACAACCAGCTCCTTCTCATTCAGAAAccacctcctctgagaagccttccTTGATCATCCTAGCTGAGGCAGCCCCGGCTCCAACCGTAAAGCCCTAGCACatctctctgttttattttccccatGAAACCTCTCACCCTCTGAAAGCATCTTATTTACTTGTTTGTTAACTTGTTTATTGATTTCTCTCTCCTCTATATATCAGGTCCAAGGGACCTTGTCCACCTCAATCATTTCTGTGATTTCCAGAACCCACGACAGCATCTGGTGCAGAGTTGCTCAGCAAACAGTTGTTGAATATATGAGTGGAAGGAAACACCCAAGTTTCCTGAAGGCAGGAGGAAAGTTGTGACTGCCCAAGAATTGCTGAGTCTCgaactccctccctcccctgccaAGGCCCAAGATATCTGGAGGGGGGACATTTCTTTCCTCAGTTCTTCAAGGGTAGGGGCTGGGCTATGAggtctggttttattttttgcccatttagACATTTCCCCAGAGCAAAGTCAGAGCAGCCAACCTGAGCAGGTGCTTTTCACAACTGTAAAGAAATACTCATTTGTATTGTTATGTAGGTGTCTCTCTCCAGGCGGCAAGTTCTCTGAGAACAGTGGTTGGTTCTATTTTCTTCTCCAGGACCTGGCAAGGTGTCCCACACACCAGTATGTcctcaacacatatttattgaaagaGTAGAAAGGACTCCCCAGTCTCACCCCCATTAGCTGGTCAAACTCTCACTCTGTTCAAGGTGAAGTTTCTTATCGCCTCCACCTCCAGGACTCTGCACCCCTTCTTCTTTACCCTGTTTCTTTTCTCCCTACCTCAATTTTTGgggaagagaaaccctgacccccCCTTGGAAGGAAGATCTCATCTAAGGCAAAACATACATGCTCACATCCTCCACAGGCCACCAGGTTGGGGGCTGAGAGTctgagagtggggtggggggagaagcaGATCGTAAACAGAGAAGCCCCTTGCAGTCTGCCTCATCTGCCCATGTACCCTCCCCTCGGACTCTGCCTTGCTCCCGGCTCCATTTGGCACACGTGAAAGTTCCAGCTGGAGAAATGGCACCAGATGGCCGGGCACCTTTGGCCCACATGCCCAGAGGTTGCAAATGGGCAGCCCTGGGGCTGGATTCAGCCTgctcagattttttaaattctggaagTCGTTGCcaacatagaaaaataattgaacatTTCATATTAAAGCAAGAGCCGGGTTACTGGCTTCTCTTGAAGAATGAGCTCTGAGAACATCGGGTCTGCCTCCCCTCTTGGCAAGGGTCAGTGGGACCTGAGCTGGCGCACGTCTGCTCCAGTTTTCTGAAGTCTACACTTGGCCCGCTTTGCTCTGACTTGGAGACCCTGGCTTGCACACTGGATCCCCAAGCCTAGCACACTACCTGGCACGCTGGAGACTCTAGATAAATATTTGCCAGGTAGATGAATAAGTGATTTCACCTCTATCTGCTGGGCCTGGCCCGAGGTCCCATCCTTAGGGACCACAGAGCTACAGAGGAGGGCTGCCGGGCAGGAGAAAAAAACGGTCCCGGCCAGCCTTCCCTGGGAAGGGCCCTAggtcccttctctttctccccatgTGGCCTGTGAGGTGTACGAAATCCGAGCAACTGACCTGTAAGCTCGGGGAGGACTGGGGCGCTCGGGAGAGGGGTCCGCTCTACACGGAATTCTAAAATGAAACGTAAAACAGCTTAGGAGGAAGCACGGGAGGCCCCTTGGGCATGGCCCAGGGAGGACGGATGCACCCACAGGGACATGGGGTGGGGAGACAGGCCATGCACAGGACccaggagctggggaggggggagCACATGGTCCCCAGCAGTCCGGGGAGAGGGAGGAgacacagagaggagagagagagtatAGTGGGCAGGGTTGCCACCTATACCCAGGGCATGGGTCAATGCTAGAGCCAGTCCCCTTCGCTCTTAAAACGCTTAGAGTCGCACCAAAAACATCTCCCAGaatccttctcttctttttctgtgggGAGCCATGGCCCTAGGCTCAGGTTCCTTTCCCAGCCCTGCCACTTCTTAGCTGAGTCTCCTTATCAggacattttttctctttgagcctgtttcctcatctacaaaatgaggtTTAAAATGGTCTCCTCCATGAGGCTATGATGAGattaaatattccattgtatacaaAAGCAGGGGCCCAAGACACAGATGAGACAACTGCTCTGAGCCCCCTTCCAAGAAATAATACACAGACCTCCCCAAAAAAAGGCTtgcaaaatttttatatttgatatttcaaagaaaacaacATTGAACAGGCATTATAGGAAAGTTCAGAACTTTGTTGGGCtccctgacattttattttaaagtctagtattatttttattttgaattacaaATGGAGGTAGTGATCCTGGTGTTAAAACATTTCCCCTCCCCCCCTGCATTTTGGGTCTTAAAAGGTCTTATCTGGCCTTGAAAGAACTTAGCCTGGCACTTGATCATTGTAAACGTGGCCATAAACACACGTTCCATGTCAGCCCTCGGGAAGGTCCCCCCACCACAAGCCCGATGCCCTTTTTGGTGGAAGTGGCAACCCCAGATTGGGGTAGGGGGGAGAGAAAGGTAGGAGGCAGGCAGAGACCGACCTAGGAGAGAGCAGGGCCATGCAGTGCCACACTGGGAGCCCAGCTCCTAgggaggggggtgggaggtgTCTGGGGCGGGGGGAGCTGCTCCTTCCTCAGACATGCCCTTCCTTCCAAGCTTCCAGCAGGCAGAGCCCCGGCCATGCACCCCAGACACCGCCCTGAGGAAGTCAGACTGCCTGGGAACTGGGGACATGCTGGCAACAGGGGGACAAAGCAGGACTTACCGGGAAACTGATAGGTGTAGCCAGGGGCAAGGCCTGTGTAACTCCGGCTGGCGTAGGTTGTGGCTTGGAAACCTGGGTAACCTGGTGAGGGCAAAGGGTCCATGTCAGATGCCTCACCTAGGGCTTGGCCCCAGCTCCCTGGAGAAGGGTCTGAGCCACTCATTCCCCCTCTCCACCCTGAAGCAAGAAAATGTCAGCCACACTCATATTCCTTCCACGTGCCAAGTCCTGTATTAGCATAGCACACATTTTATCATCTCATCAAACCTCATTGGAAACCTGGGAGCCCTGTtttacagacagggaaactgaggctcagaaaggtgatGCTTTTTGGCTGAGAAGAAACCAAACCTCTGATGATGGCATATGGAAACCCTTCACACTCTGGCTCCTTGCCTTCCTCTCTGCCCTCATCTCCTGCTCAGTTCCACTGGCCTCCTTGCGGTCCCTCAAATTCATCAGGCTCATTCCTACCCCAGGGCCTTGGCTCTTGCTGTCCCCTCTGCCTCGAACACTCGTCCCCTCCTGCCTGGAATGCTCCTGCCCCCCTGCCTAGAATGCTCGTCCCCCAGCTTTTGGCACAGCTGGGTCCTTCTCATTGTGTAGGTCTTGGCTCAAATGTCATCTGCTCAGAGAGGTCTGCTCACAGGAATCCGTCCTCCAGTTAGTTACAATCTCTCACTTCTCCTGGTCCTTCCCTTCATGGCGCTGATGATCACTGCCTGAATTTATCTCCTGATTCCTTTGAGTGCTTATTTTCTGCCTGCCCTGTCTCTTATTTAGGTATCTCTGGAACCAGCATGGTGCCTGCTATTTAGTgtgcatttaataaataattgcagagttgaaagaaaaatcagtttGTTGGGATTTAAATTCAGCTTTCACTGGCTCCAAGACTCTTGATcaccattcttcttcttttttttaattagaaaagttgtgggtttacagatcatgcataaaatacaggatcgcCATATACCACCTATTCTGAACACCTTGCATGGATgtagaatatttgttacaattgataaaagcacatttttataactgtactattaacaatagtcTATGGTTTAATATAGGGCTAACTGTTTATGTTGGGCAgtttcatagatttaaattttttttattctaagctcatatatacaacctaatatttccccttataaccacattcagatatttatatatatatatatttcagtactgttaattatattcacagtgttgtgctaccatcactgccatccaccATTCTTGCTACTttttaaaggttttctttttttcaccttttaaatGAGGGTGAAACCTGCTCATGAATCATCTcaaaaaaggaaacttcctcaacattccAGATCAGAGGAAGCTAAAGACACACTAAATGGAAGATATGAAACCAACCTGGATCTTGTGCTGAAGGGCAAAAATATGCTATAAAACACGTTATTAGGTCAATTGCTAAAATTGGAAAATAGGCAGATTCGATTAAAAATTATAccaatataaatttataaagttgATAACTGTCCTATGattacattgaaaaaaaatccctcatcttaggaaatgtacacgaAGTATTTAGGGGTAAAAGGTGTGTGACTGACCCTCGGATGGTTCAGGAAAGGTCACAACTGTGTGCCCATGTGTGTGTTTGCGTGCAGTtgctcacacatacacatatataaacacacacagagagaaaaaatgatcAAGCCAATGGGGAAAATTCTTAACAGGTGAATCAAGGTAAAGAGTATATATGAATGCCCTTTATACTATTTTAGTTTTGCAACTCTTcggaaagtttaaaattatttttagagaaaaattttttttaaaaaaagcatcaaGAGAAGATTGTGCCCATGGAGGGTACTCTCCTCCCCCACCTTTCCTATGATCCAAGTGCTgactcccctcccccacacctgGTATAAGAGATCTTTGTCCCCAGGGAATCCATAAACTTCCTAGGGGTCAAGCTCAGGTTTGTCATCCTTGGTCCTGGGCCAAAGTAATGAATGTGGAATCAATATCTGATCATCACAGGCTTCACCTGCTCCAGGGAGCCTTCACCTGATTGCTCAGGTGCCCCCTTAAGCCTCCCATAGCGTCCAATCACTCTGTGGTGGCATTACTCATTTACTCCTGTGTCTTGATGGTGAACCCCACAAGGGCCACTCagaagtactcaataaataccaGTTGAGTGAATAAGAAGGGGCAGCCTTCTTCTTGCCTTCTCAAAGGCCACTGAGCCTTTGCAAATGTTGTTCCTCCTTCCTGGAACACTTTTCCCCTGCCCTGGCTCCTAATCATCCCACAGACTCAGTTGAAATCTAACTTCTTTTCTGACTTCCCCACGTCTGAGTCAGCCTTTTCTTCTGTGCTACCTTGACACCCTACACTTCTCCATCCTAAATCTATTTATCTTCTTACTTATTTGTCTTCCCCACCAGATGATAAAGCTCCAAGAAAAGTCATTGTTGTAGTTCCTGGCACTGTGCCTTGCATacagtagttgctcaataaatatttgctgaatggatggatggaagaatgGACAAGAGAATGGATGGAAGGATCATGAAAGATGGAGCAGCGGAACCATTCTTCTGGTCATCAGCAGAGGGCAGCACACCCCAACCAAACCACCCCACTTGGGTCGGCCCCGCCAGACCTGAGATCCCTTGTCCTCGCTCCTGCCCAGTGACTCAGATGGGAGGGCAGACCACAGAGGAGATGTGGTGCCCACATGGACCCCAAAAGCAACCCCGGGAGTGGTTCCGGGCAGGAAGGAGCTGCTGGCGCGGGCCTGGCACGTACCCAGCATGCCGATGCCCAGCATGAAGGCATCCATCCCGTAGGGCATGACTCGGGACCTTCCCCGGGCCGAGCCCGTCGGCGACATCACCTCTTTGGGCTGAGCTTTCTTACATTCCACCTGCAAGGAAACCTGGCAGTCAGTCCCTCCCTCCTTTGGAAGGTCCCTTTGTTAGTAATTTCACAGCTACCACTGATGGAGCCTCACTATGTGTTATGCCCGACATAAACAGCTTGGCTTGCACTATTTCATCCAACGCTTACATTAACCATATGACAGCAGtgcacccccattttacagatgagaaaactgaggcccagagaggataCGTCATCAACCCAGTGACTAGACCTGTAAGCAATGGAGCCAGGATTTTAACCGGTGTCTCTCAGACTCCACAAACCAGGCTTTTTAACCACAATGTGACACTGCCTCCTTCTGCAGATTTCCAGGGGGTGGAGCAACAGGCTCTGCCCCTCTGCCTATGAGGACTCTGCCCAGCTCCAGAACCTCCAAGCTTCACTGCTGGCTCAGCCTGGGCACacaccaccccctacccccaccaccccagtCCCCCTCTGTCCCTCCACCCTAAGACAATCCCAACTCAccattttgttgttgatttcatGGAAGTGGATTTCGCACACTTTCTCCACAATGTCCTCACTCTCAAATGTGACAAACCCGAAACCTAGAGAGAGGACAAGGGGCAGAGGCAGGCTCAGAACCAGGGTTCGTGGTCAAAACCCAGCCCCACATCATACCACCACTTGTCTCTTGGAGAGTTAATGAAAGATTTCTGCAAACAGTCTGGAAGCCTTGCAACTATCCACTGAGGcagagaaaaccaaggctcagcaaagtgaagtgacttgcccaaggtcacaaagcaagatTGAAAGTGGCAGAGCTGTGATGAGAATTATCCCAAcatgtctttttctctttctcaggtgCTTtccaaagagggaagaaagaacacacacaaacacttctTAAAAACAGGCACAAGGGTGTACACACCCAAACATGCATGTGTATAAAGATACACATGGCATGTAAGCACACAGACACACCCCAAGTTATgtacacatcacacacacacttgATGCTCAGAGTCCCCCCAACATGTGCACGGTTAGCCTGATACACCAGATAAACACAGATATTCAGACACCAACACCCTTGCACGCacaaatataaacaaacacacacagcACATGCCCCACTTCCAGAAAAGGCTAAAAGTCCCAAAGCCCTGAAGCAACTGAAGCAACAACCCCGCCTCCTCTGGGTGTGCCCCAGGGACTGGAATGGGATTTTTCAGAAGGCAAGGCCCTTGGGAGGAAAACAACCTGGCAGGGCACACACTGTGGCCCAGAAGCTCCCAGGTTCAGGGACAAGGGGAGGGGGTAGAGCAGACTGCCTGGGGCTATGGAGTCAGCCTGACCCTAGGGCAGTCTGCACTAAATTCTGGTGACTAGGGACAAGGTAAAGCCCCCGCAGACACCAGAAGAGGGTGGATACTGGGCTGGGCGTGGGGGGTGGAAGGCTCAATTGAGGGGGAAGGGGGGCAGCTCCTCTGCTCCTCTCGGATGTCTGCAACTCGGCAAGTTTCTAGCACAGGAAACGGGCGGGACAAAAGCCTTCTGTAAGGCCAGGCCCGGGAGAGCATGCAGATCCTCAGGGATAGGATGTCAGGAGGCAAGATGAAAGGGCAGCTGTGACCTGCAGCCCCCTGGCTGACCACTGGCCCCCGGGCCCAGCCTGGAAGGGGGAAGGGGCCATACTCACCTCTGTGCCGGTTGGTGGTTTTGTCAAACATCAGCATGGCATCATCTACCTGAAACAGAGCCTTCCATGGAGGAGCCACCAGATGCAAGGGGACCCTGTCGCAACTCAGGGGCAGTGGCTCCCACACCCACTCCCTTTGAGTCCAGTCCAGGCTTTACCCTAAGCCTGCTCCCTGCTCAGGAGCCATCCTTCGGCCACCCCACTGGATGCCAGGGTGCCCTGCATTCAACCACCAGCTTCTCAATGGACCAGCCTCCATTCATTAAGCTCCTACATGTGCCTGGCACTTTGCCTCAGATGCTTTACAAACATATTCTCCCGACATTCCCTGCATGGTAAGAACTCCAATTTGTAGATAAAGGAAATGAGCTCAGAGAGGTAATGtcgcttgcccaaggtcacacagcaagtcctAGACCAAACTAGGGAGAAGGAGGTACAGAACAGGTGTTAAAGGAGGAACAATGGGAACAGGATATGAGAGATGGGAAGCAAAAGGCCAGGCAGACAGCAGCCGCTCCAGCCAGGCTCAACTCTCCTCTCCCAACACAGATCTTTTCCTCTAATTGAGGTTTCCTTGTGCTAGAGGCTGTAATTAAAGCAAGTCGAGTTCAGCGCCTGGGCTGCTTGCCTCCCACTAAATGGGGGAGGAGAAAGGGGCCAAGAAAGGGGGAGGATCTACCTTAGCCACCCTCTCTTGGACCCTGGTGTTTCCTCCCTGCTACTGCCTCAAGGCATCCCCTTGAACATACAGACGGTGGAAGATCTCACAGTTAAAGACCTCAACTTCTCTCTCGCAGTCCCACCTGCTTCTCTGCCTTCACATGGGTGCCTCCTCCTTGCCTGCTTAATTCTTCCACCGATGTCAGATATCCCTTGGAGTTAAACGAAGGTCTAAAGCACCCAAAGGATAAAGGAAAGCTTTCTGGGACCATGGGGCACAGACTCTTCTTCCTccactctcttccttctctttccaggTCCTGTCTGCTCTATAAGAGGGCTTCCCTGCCTCATTAAAGTAGAAAGGGAAGAACTTGAACTCAGGCACCACACTTCACTCAGCCTCCAGCTCCCACTGGGAGAACCAGGACCCCACTGAGTCAGGAGGCAGCTGGGTCCCTGGAGAATCACAGAAGGAAATGACATGTCTCTCTCCAAGGGGCTTCCTCTTCCAGGAACTTGCAGCAGAGGGCCAGCCTCACCCCTATCCCTACAGATCCATTCTGACCCCAAATCAACTAGATAGTCCATACTGGGTAGACATTCCAGGCTCAGCACATCTTCCTCTCCTCTTCACTTTACTGATGGAAAACAGAAATCAGGAAAGGAGGTTTGTGTAAAAAGCACAGGCTTTGAGTAGGACAGCTCTGAGTTGGAGTCCTGGATCCTCCATTTGCAGGTTGGGTAACCTTGGGCAAGTGGGTTTAGGTCTCAATGACTTCAGTCTCTTATCTGTAAACTGGACATAAGTGTCTACCTCATAGGGAGGAGTTAAATGAGGTAGAGCATGTAATGCTCttaactcacagttctggggatgTAGTAAGCACGCAATAAACAGTGGCcaatattattacttttattatggAGATACTTGCCAGTAGTCACGTGGGGGATAGTGGCCAAGCTAAGAGCAGCCAAAAAACGCTGGCTTTACAGGTTCTGCAAGGGCAGCGCTTATGTAAATGACCACCCTGCCAGGGAGCACCTTGACAGGTAAGAGGTGCCCGATAACCAtttgctgaatgagtgaatgaacaaatgggcGCAGGGACGCACCAGCCACGTCCTCCTGCCTAATGCTGCTGGTGTGAGTTCCTGCCTGACCCACAAAGTGATTCAGCCCACATACGCCGACCTGCCGGCCTTCCTCCCCACAGCCTTCCAATTCCACTGTCCCTCGCCCCTGAGACCTTCAACCTGGGCCTTGGGATGGCGAGGCTGAGGCCAGGGCAGGGGCGTGAGGAAAGTGGTCTGGGGTCCAGGGTTCCCCTACCGTATCCCCTCCCTGAGGCCAGCTGAGGGGAGGGAGGCTCGCCGCCCAGTGTCCTTAATAGGCTTTGGTCTCCATGGGAACCCGGGGCAGGGGGGCTCGGGTggcgggggaggggaggcggCCCAGGCCTGCTGACCAGTGGGAGCCGCCAAGTTCGGCAGTGGCTAAGCCTGAGTGGCAGCCATGGCGGCTGACCATTGTTCCCCTCCTCAACGGCGGCCCCTCGATCCGGGCGAGGGTTGGGGAGGGGGGTCCCGCCGCGGGGCCCTTGGCATTCCCGGCTGTCCCCCTTGCTCCCTGGCAGTCTATTCTCCAGTTCCCCCTGGCCTCCCCGGGCCGGTTTCACATGCCAACGCCGATTTAGGCCCGAACAAAAGACGCGGCCGCTGACGGCTTCTCCTGGGGCCCGGTTGCCTTGGCAACGCCGGCCCCGGGGGCAGGCGGCCTCCAATCACAGCTGCTGGATCAGATTAGTGCGAGCTCTAATGCTCGGCGCTCAGACACAAAGACACCCCGCCGGAGCCGAGCGGGGCCTGCTGCTTCCCAAGAGCCGCCTTCCCTCTGGGGCCCAGGCCCGGCCCCGGCCTGCCCTGCGTCCTGCACCCTGGTCCCCACGCCCCCGAAGCACCCAAGCATCTGCTGGCCAGCCAGGGGGacccccatcccctccccttcTACCCTAAAGACAGGAGACAGGGAAACCATCTAGAACCCTGCTCACATCCCACTGCCCAAGCCCTGCTCCCCTTTGCCGTCTTCCTGACCGGGAACTGAAAATGCCTTGGTGGGAAAGGAGAGACCCAGCCTCTTAGCACCTCTCACATTAGAGAGACGAGGGACCCCAGCCTGAAGTCAAGAAGTTTCCTTTCATTCTCAGACTTCTAACTTGGGCCTCTCTGCTTTCTCCCATGGGTCCTGGAAGTTCATACTGCTCACCTTTCTGGGGATACCCTGTCATCTGGTTTCACACATTCTACGTCTTCATCACCTAAGTGGCCCAGAATTAAAGCTGAGTCAATCCTGGGCCTGATTCGGAATTTGCGGTGCTCACTTCAGTTCCCCTTTAGCTCAGGGGCCAatgccacccccagcccctaCTCCAAGGCCCCACCTGTGTAGGTAGGGTGCAACTGGGAGTCATATTTATTGCCTCCTTATCATCCTCACCAGGAAGGGTGGGGGAAGGTGCAACTGCCTGTGGCCTGGACAGGTGCAAACTCCCAGGAGGCCAGGGGGTGACTGGAATGAGCTGGCTACAGGAGCACAGCCTCCCTAGGGATAATGAAGAtaagcaagagagaaaaacacaGGTGAAGGGCGACAACAGGACAGCTAGTGTGTGACTTCCTCTCCCAGGGATGTGTCCAGAGTCTGAGGCCCATAGACAAGCAGGGAGCCCGGACAGTAGGTTGGCCTGGCCTCACCCCCAGAAGGACCCACCCCACCCTTTTCATCTTTTGCAGGACTTGAAATGACTAGCTGGACCCTGCTTGCTGCCGACCAACTCTCCAGGGCTTGCTCAGCCCCAGGGAGCACCCCCAGCAAACAGCCCCCAGCTTAGACCAACCTTTCCAAACTGCTCAAAATATTGCTTCACATCCTCCACTGTGGTGTTTACCGACAGCCCCCCCACAAAGATCTTCTTCGTTCGAGTCACCATCTGTTAGGGGGAGGGAATGAGAGAGTGGGCATCTGAGTCCTCTGGCCTACCACCACCAGCAGGGGCTCGAGTTCCCCTGCCAGGACGCCAGCTGACAAGCTCTCTGTGGCCCCAGCTCTTAAAAGGAACCCCCCCCCAAGTTCCCCCTCAGACCCCCTCCCTTTAGGCCTGTCATGGGCAGCTGTGCACCCCACGTCCCGGCTGGCTCGAATTTGCCACCCTCCCTGGGGTCTGTGTCCAGAAAATGCCTTCCTTAAAGACTAGTCTGGGGAAGGGGCATCAGTGACCCAGACCCACAGGCTAACCCGAAGACCCCTGGGAGAGACCAAAACCCATACAGGGTCTCTCTCAACTCCACACCAACATTTTCCTCATCAACCTTCTCCCAGCCAAACCTCTGGCAGCCCCGTGGCCCCAGCCCTGTTTTAGGAAGAACACATGGTTCTAATTACTCCAGGAGCGCATGGCTAATCCGCGGCAATTCCCAACCCCATCCTAACACTAAAGCACCTTCTGTCACCAAACTGCTTAATGGAATTAACCCAGTTCCGAGCATGTGCTCCCTGGTGCGGCTTCCTTGGAATACCTGTTCCATAATTGCTTTCAGGTCCACTGCTGGACCCCTTCCAGAGATGCCCCTTTCCTGTCTCCTAAAACTtgtccctctcctttccctgtgGCAGTAGTGGCTCAGAATCTTAAGGCAACAAAGCTCCCACCAAATCCTTTACAAAGAGGGAAACCGAGGTCTCCTGGAGAGGGACCTAGTCCTGGGACACACGACAAGTCAGTAAACGCTGGGGTCCTGGTTTCCTGTAGTGTAATCagccttccctcccaccccccggGTTTAACCACATAAAAATTAAGGTCTGGCTGGCTGCCCCTGAGGCCTGGAATAGAATCTTAGGATCCCGAACCTCAACCCAAAGTTCTGAATGTTATGTAGCTCTACTGCACAGAAACCCATTTTCTGTATTACCCTGCCCCTCTTCCCAGAAAAATTCACCAGAGCATCTGGGAGGGCAGCCAAAGCCACCTGAGCTGAAACATAACAGGTGATGGGGTATCCAGGGCCTGGTGAAAGGTGAGGTTCAGTGCCAGCCTCCTAGAgtccttcctcttcctcatgcCCAGAGCTAGGAGGGTGACAGGGGCAGG is drawn from Tamandua tetradactyla isolate mTamTet1 chromosome 5, mTamTet1.pri, whole genome shotgun sequence and contains these coding sequences:
- the MSI1 gene encoding RNA-binding protein Musashi homolog 1 isoform X2, giving the protein METDAPQPGLASPDSPHDPCKMFIGGLSWQTTQEGLREYFGQFGEVKECLVMRDPLTKRSRGFGFVTFMDQAGVDKVLAQSRHELDSKTIDPKVAFPRRAQPKMVTRTKKIFVGGLSVNTTVEDVKQYFEQFGKGGCAPVASSFQSPPGLLGVCTCPGHRQLHLPPPFLVDDAMLMFDKTTNRHRGFGFVTFESEDIVEKVCEIHFHEINNKMVECKKAQPKEVMSPTGSARGRSRVMPYGMDAFMLGIGMLGYPGFQATTYASRSYTGLAPGYTYQFPEFRVERTPLPSAPVLPELTAIPLTAYGPMAAAAAAAAVVRGTGSTPSRTGGFLGTTSPGPMAELYGAANQDSGVSSYISAASPAPSTGFGHSLGGPLIATAFTNGYH
- the MSI1 gene encoding RNA-binding protein Musashi homolog 1 isoform X9 — its product is MVTRTKKIFVGGLSVNTTVEDVKQYFEQFGKGGCAPVASSFQSPPGLLGVCTCPGHRQLHLPPPFLVDDAMLMFDKTTNRHRGFGFVTFESEDIVEKVCEIHFHEINNKMVECKKAQPKEVMSPTGSARGRSRVMPYGMDAFMLGIGMLGYPGFQATTYASRSYTGLAPGYTYQFPEFRVERTPLPSAPVLPELTAIPLTAYGPMAAAAAAAAVVRGTGSHPWTMAPPPGSTPSRTGGFLGTTSPGPMAELYGAANQDSGVSSYISAASPAPSTGFGHSLGGPLIATAFTNGYH